The nucleotide window CCTGGCCTGCTCAAACGCATTGGCCCTGTCAGGCAATATATTGATCAACTCGTTCATTGCTGTTACAGCTTCGGGCAATTTATCTGCCTGGCTGCCTACATAGCCAATAAAGGAGAAGGGGTCTGTCTTTTTGGCTGGTGTACCTACAAATGCGTAAGTGGAGTAAGCCAGTGCTTTTGATTCCCGTATGGTTTGAAAAACCAGGGAGCCCATGCCGCCGCCAAAGTAATTATTAAACACATCTACCACTGCCTCTTTTTTAAAGTCATAGGGCGCCAGGTTCCTGGCCCAGCTCATTTCTGCCTGCACCATATCATAATGGCTAAAGAATACTTTGTTCTCATCCTGCACGACTCTTGTAAACTTCTGTGCGGCCGATATTGCCGCCCAGCTTGCCGGTGTTTTGTGTACTTTTTTAACAGCTGCACTCAAAGCTGCAGGACTCAAAGGACCATAGTAAAGAACCTGGTGCTTAAACGAAGGCATGGCGTGAATGATCGCTACCAACTCCTCTGCACTTATTGCATTTAATTCTGCATCACTCAGATTATAGTTAAATGGATTTTGGGGGCCATAAGTAGCCTGGTTAACCAGCCCCTGCATAATTGCACCTTTATTGGCTTTGGCATTAGCACGCGCTTTCTGCATCCGGTTCTTCAATCCTTCCAGCGCGGCGGCATCGGGTTTGCAGTTGCGTAATAAATGCTCTAACAATTCCAACGCCTGCGAAAAATTCTCGTTCAATCCGTTTAATGAAATACTGCTCTCCTCGTTACCTGCACTGGCAGAAAAGCTGGCCGCCAGTTGATAAAATGCTTTACTGATCTCTTCTGAAGTATACTTATCAGTTCCCAGGTATTGCAGGTATTCAAGCGCAAATGGCAGCTTTTTATCATTCCATTTGCCCATTTCATACCTGAAATTCAAATTGAACAGGCCATTTTGTTTGTTGGCTACCTGCATCACTTCAGCATTATCTATTTTGCCCTTCTGAATAGCCGTATTGTAATCCAGCCAAACCGGCTTAATAGCCGCCAATGGCATTGCATTAATGTTTTTTACAAAAGGCGACTCCTTGCCCGCGTTGGTTTCAACCGGTGTGATAGCCGGCTTTTCAACTTTTGTAATGCTTTTATCTTCTCCCTTTCTTTTATAAACAACCGTGTAGTTATTGTCTTTAAAGAACTGGTTGGCGAACGCCAATACTTCGGCCTTCGTTACATTACCCATAGCATCCAGGAAAGCTACGTCCTCCTGCCAGGTTGCCGCCTTTGTTTTTATGAAATTGTCTACCATGGTATTTACACGCACGGTATTATTATCCTGGGAGCTCAGCTTGGATAATTTATAATTAGCGGCAATGGCCTTGATGAGCTTATCATCAAAATTGCCTTTCTTTAATTCTTCAATCTGGCCTAATAAGAGCGCTTTTACGTCATCAAGGGTTTGCCCCTGCTTGGGAGAAGCTTTTAACTCAAAAATACCATAGTCCTTATATTGAGAAAGCGTTGAACCCGCCGAAAGCACTTTTTGCTGTTTATTCAGGTTCAGGTCTAATAAACCGGCTTTCCCATTGGCAAAAATACCATCTATTACATTGAGCATCAGCTTGTCTTTCGATGTCTCGGCACCGCTTCTGAATGCAATGGTAATATTTTCTGCACTGGGCCCGTATACCTCGGATATAACCGGGCTGGTGATGGGCTGTTCCGGAGCCGGATTATATTCTGCTACGGTTTTCGGCTGCATATAACTGAAGGCTGCATCAATTTTTTTCACCAGTACATCCGGATCAAAATCACCCGCCATGAT belongs to Niabella yanshanensis and includes:
- a CDS encoding M16 family metallopeptidase, with translation MKKLFLTLLLGGVLCQTAKLQNNYQWEETQSANGYTYKYVSNDPMGVRIYTLSNGLTVMLSPNKKEPRIAYRLAVRAGSNTDPKDHTGLAHYLEHLLFKGTDKYGSLDWEKEKPKLDSIDALYEVYGKTTDPEKRKEIYKQIDAVSGRASQYSIANEYDKMMTAMGAQSTNAHTWVEETVYEEDIPSNAVDKFLAVQAERFRNPILRIFHTELEAVYEEKNRSMDNDGWKVLETTYRNLFPTHNYGQQTTIGTIEHLKNPSLTAIRDYYHKYYVPNNMAVIMAGDFDPDVLVKKIDAAFSYMQPKTVAEYNPAPEQPITSPVISEVYGPSAENITIAFRSGAETSKDKLMLNVIDGIFANGKAGLLDLNLNKQQKVLSAGSTLSQYKDYGIFELKASPKQGQTLDDVKALLLGQIEELKKGNFDDKLIKAIAANYKLSKLSSQDNNTVRVNTMVDNFIKTKAATWQEDVAFLDAMGNVTKAEVLAFANQFFKDNNYTVVYKRKGEDKSITKVEKPAITPVETNAGKESPFVKNINAMPLAAIKPVWLDYNTAIQKGKIDNAEVMQVANKQNGLFNLNFRYEMGKWNDKKLPFALEYLQYLGTDKYTSEEISKAFYQLAASFSASAGNEESSISLNGLNENFSQALELLEHLLRNCKPDAAALEGLKNRMQKARANAKANKGAIMQGLVNQATYGPQNPFNYNLSDAELNAISAEELVAIIHAMPSFKHQVLYYGPLSPAALSAAVKKVHKTPASWAAISAAQKFTRVVQDENKVFFSHYDMVQAEMSWARNLAPYDFKKEAVVDVFNNYFGGGMGSLVFQTIRESKALAYSTYAFVGTPAKKTDPFSFIGYVGSQADKLPEAVTAMNELINILPDRANAFEQARGSLLKDLETDRVEKMGIIYSYIANQKKGLTGDPRKAKYDQVKAMSFKDIQALHNQELSGKKYSYTIIGNEKNIKQEDLSKYGALKVLNLEELFGY